The following are encoded together in the Oreochromis niloticus isolate F11D_XX linkage group LG12, O_niloticus_UMD_NMBU, whole genome shotgun sequence genome:
- the mccc2 gene encoding methylcrotonoyl-CoA carboxylase beta chain, mitochondrial, with protein MILQSFRPWLLRCRSLPLACTRAYHADKVARLGSQPDKQTSEYQENYDRMKVLVDELKSRTEKIRLGGGEKARRLHTSRGKLLPRERIDRLLDPGSPFLEFSQFAGYELYGKEEVPAGGIITGIGRVSGVECIIVANDATVKGGTYYPITVKKHLRAQEIAQQNHLPCIYLVDSGGANLPRQAEVFPDRDHFGRIFYNQARLSSEGISQIAVVMGSCTAGGAYVPAMADESIIVRKQGTIFLGGPPLVKAATGEEVSAEDLGGADLHCKKSGVTDHYALDDNHALHLARKTVRSLNYRKNIEVTIESPESPLYPADELYGIVGDNLKRNFDVREVIARIVDGSKFDEFKAFYGDTLVTGFSRIFGYPVGIIGNNGVLFSESAKKGTHFIELCCQRNIPLVFLQNITGFMVGREYEAGGIAKDGAKMVTAVACASVPKITVIIGGSYGAGNYGMCGRAYSPRFLYMWPNSRISVMGGEQAATVLATITKDQRAREGKEFTAEQEAAMKEPIVRRFEEEGSPYYSSARLWDDGIIDPAETRMVLGLSLSAALNAPTTKTRFGVFRM; from the exons ATGATCCTGCAATCATTCAGGCCGTGGCTGCTTCGTTGCAGGAGTCTGCCGTTGGCTTGCACAAGAGCGTACCACGCAGATAAAGTCGCTCGACTCGGCTCACAACCTGATAAACAGACTTCTGAATATCAG gagaaTTATGACCGAATGAAAGTTCTTGTTGATGAGCTGAAAAGCCGGACAGAAAAGATTAGATTGG gaggaggagaaaaagcaAGACGACTTCATACTTCCCGTGGGAAACTGTTGCCGAGAGAGCGCATAGACAGACTGCTGGATCCAGG GTCTCCATTTTTGGAATTTTCTCAATTTGCAGGATATGAGTTATATGGAAAAGAGGAAGTCCCAGCAGGCGGTATAATTACTGGAATTGGGCGAGTTTCAGG GGTGGAATGTATTATTGTTGCAAATGATGCTACTGTCAAAGGGGGAACATACTACCCAATTACAGTGAAGAAGCACCTTCGTGCACAAGAAATAGcccagcagaaccacctgccaTGCATTTACTTGG TGGATTCTGGCGGTGCTAACCTACCCAGGCAGGCTGAAGTCTTTCCAGACAGAGATCATTTCGGGCGCATTTTCTACAACCAGGCTAGGTTGTCTTCAGAGGGAATATCACAG ATTGCTGTTGTGATGGGCTCCTGCACTGCTGGGGGAGCGTATGTGCCAGCAATGGCAGATGAGAGCATCATCGTACGGAAGCAAGGAACCATTTTTCTTGGAGGACCTCCACTG GTCAAAGCTGCCACTGGGGAAGAAGTTTCTGCAGAAGATCTTGGTGGTGCTGATCTACACTGCAA AAAATCTGGAGTGACGGACCACTATGCTTTAGACGATAACCACGCTCTTCATTTAGCGAGAAAGACCGTGCGAAGCCTTAACTACAGAAAAAATATCGAG gtTACTATAGAATCTCCTGAGAGTCCTCTCTATCCTGCAGATGAACTCTACGGCATAGTCGGAGATAACTTGAAACGTAACTTTGATGTCAGAGAG GTCATTGCCAGAATTGTAGATGGCAGTAAATTTGATGAATTCAAGGCATTCTATGGAGACACGCTTGTTACAG GATTTTCAAGGATATTTGGTTATCCCGTTGGAATCATTGGGAACAATGGAGTCTTGTTCTCGGAGTCTGCAAAAAAG GGGACGCATTTCATTGAATTATGCTGCCAACGAAACATTCCACTtgttttcctccaaaacatAACAG GCTTCATGGTGGGTAGGGAGTATGAAGCGGGAGGAATTGCCAAGGATGGAGCCAAGATGGTTACTGCGGTTGCCTGTGCCAGTGTACCCAAGATTACTGTTATCATTGGCGGCTCCTATGGTGCAGGAAACTATGGCATGTGTGGCAGAGCCTACAG CCCACGTTTCCTGTACATGTGGCCAAATTCCCGAATCTCTGTAATGGGTGGTGAGCAAGCTGCCACTGTCTTGGCTACCATCACTAAGGATCAGAGGGCACGTGAGGGAAAGGAG TTCACAGCAGAGCAAGAGGCTGCCATGAAGGAGCCAATCGTGCGGCGGTTTGAGGAGGAAGGCAGTCCGTATTACTCCAGCGCTAG